From one Halothece sp. PCC 7418 genomic stretch:
- the rfbD gene encoding dTDP-4-dehydrorhamnose reductase — MTKILLTGKNGQLGQDLQPLLRQQGELIALGKEDLDLSNLNQIRDVIKTQKPDLIINSGAYTAVDQAESEPDLAQTLNGDAPRVLAECAEQIGARLFHISTDYVFDGEKNQPYTEEDQPNPIGVYGQSKLAGEVGIQNNCQNYVILRTAWVYGTYGKKNFVKTMLRLGAEREELKVVSDQVGTPSWTYDIAQAVVGLMTHLPTSPIQEIYHFTNSGVTSWYDFSLAIFEEAQALKMPINIKQVFPISTPEYPTPAQRPPYSVLSNHKIAQILGTPSPQWRVSLRKMLSQLSQEK, encoded by the coding sequence ATGACTAAAATTTTGCTCACTGGCAAGAATGGACAACTGGGTCAAGACTTACAACCTTTATTAAGGCAACAGGGTGAACTCATTGCATTGGGGAAAGAGGATTTAGATTTAAGCAATCTTAATCAAATTCGAGACGTGATTAAAACTCAGAAGCCTGATTTGATTATTAATAGTGGTGCTTATACCGCAGTCGATCAAGCAGAAAGTGAACCAGACCTTGCTCAAACTCTAAATGGTGATGCTCCTCGGGTTTTAGCCGAATGTGCCGAGCAAATAGGTGCCAGATTATTCCATATTTCAACAGATTATGTCTTTGATGGCGAGAAAAATCAACCCTATACTGAAGAAGATCAACCTAACCCCATTGGCGTTTATGGTCAATCCAAATTAGCCGGAGAAGTCGGGATTCAAAACAATTGTCAAAACTATGTTATTCTGCGGACGGCTTGGGTTTATGGAACGTATGGCAAAAAGAACTTTGTTAAAACCATGTTACGTCTTGGTGCAGAACGAGAAGAATTAAAAGTCGTATCGGATCAAGTGGGAACTCCCAGTTGGACTTATGACATTGCCCAAGCTGTTGTCGGATTAATGACCCATTTACCAACCTCTCCGATTCAAGAAATTTACCACTTTACCAATAGTGGGGTTACCAGTTGGTATGATTTTTCTCTTGCTATTTTTGAAGAAGCCCAAGCCCTCAAGATGCCGATTAACATTAAGCAAGTTTTTCCGATTTCTACACCTGAATATCCAACGCCAGCCCAACGCCCCCCTTATTCAGTTTTATCTAATCACAAAATTGCGCAGATTTTGGGAACTCCCTCCCCCCAATGGCGAGTCAGTTTACGGAAGATGTTAAGTCAATTATCTCAGGAAAAGTGA
- the rfbC gene encoding dTDP-4-dehydrorhamnose 3,5-epimerase, protein MEIQKTQIPEVLILKPKVFGDDRGFFFESFNQKQFQEQTGVNVDFVQDNHSRSQQHVLRGLHYQIQNAQGKLVRTIVGEILDVAIDIRRSSPTFGQWVSCILSAHNKQQLWIPAGFAHGFYVRSQVAEVLYKTTDYYAPQHERSILWDDPDLGIDWQTSSEPILSGKDQQGKYLKDADLYD, encoded by the coding sequence ATGGAGATTCAGAAAACTCAAATCCCAGAAGTTTTAATCCTCAAACCAAAGGTCTTTGGCGATGATCGGGGATTCTTTTTTGAAAGTTTTAACCAAAAACAGTTTCAGGAACAAACTGGGGTCAACGTCGATTTTGTTCAAGATAATCATTCCCGTTCTCAACAGCATGTCTTACGGGGCTTACATTACCAAATTCAAAATGCCCAAGGTAAATTAGTCCGTACGATTGTTGGAGAAATTCTTGATGTTGCCATTGATATTCGACGCAGTTCTCCCACCTTTGGTCAATGGGTCAGTTGTATTTTAAGTGCCCATAATAAACAACAACTCTGGATTCCAGCTGGTTTTGCCCATGGCTTTTATGTTCGCTCTCAGGTAGCAGAAGTGTTGTATAAGACAACGGATTACTATGCTCCACAACATGAAAGATCGATTCTGTGGGATGATCCTGACCTCGGGATTGACTGGCAAACCAGCAGTGAACCGATTTTATCTGGTAAAGACCAACAAGGAAAATATTTAAAAGACGCTGATTTATATGACTAA
- a CDS encoding tetratricopeptide repeat protein produces the protein MSDSQANHYQAGISDPQRPIAQSVKTLFDYQQQVNLLEQQNRWQDLERLCSEAIQLYPNLPRFYHLLGDAKLNLQRWAEAVVAYQSAIALDATFSWSHNNLGDALSQLQRWQEAVTAYQEAINLKDDFFWSYYNLGEALSQLNRWEEAVTAYRQAHVLAPENLEVAKKMVNYFPNEIEFYFTLSQVLARNNDLDQALVVCRMGLNIQPNHSSGLKLERAILSHR, from the coding sequence ATGTCAGACTCTCAAGCAAATCATTATCAAGCAGGGATTTCTGATCCTCAGCGCCCGATCGCGCAATCGGTCAAAACGCTTTTTGATTATCAACAACAAGTTAACTTACTCGAACAACAAAACCGTTGGCAAGACTTAGAAAGGCTTTGTTCTGAAGCCATCCAACTTTATCCTAATCTTCCTAGATTTTATCATCTGTTAGGAGATGCAAAATTAAACTTGCAACGTTGGGCAGAAGCCGTCGTTGCTTATCAAAGCGCGATCGCGCTCGACGCTACTTTTTCTTGGTCTCACAATAATCTGGGAGACGCTCTTAGTCAACTACAACGCTGGCAAGAAGCTGTAACCGCTTATCAAGAAGCAATCAATCTCAAAGATGACTTTTTCTGGTCTTACTACAATTTAGGAGAAGCCTTATCCCAACTCAATCGATGGGAAGAAGCAGTAACCGCTTATCGTCAAGCCCATGTCCTTGCACCGGAGAATCTCGAAGTTGCGAAGAAAATGGTTAACTATTTTCCCAATGAAATTGAGTTTTACTTCACTTTATCCCAAGTATTGGCGAGAAATAACGACTTGGATCAAGCCTTGGTGGTTTGTCGAATGGGATTAAATATTCAACCCAATCATTCCTCAGGCTTAAAGCTAGAAAGAGCAATTTTATCTCACCGCTAA
- a CDS encoding glycosyltransferase: MPKVSVIIPTYNGSRYICQTIESVFNQSYLDWEVIVVDDGSTDATREILTPYRDRVDYYYQTNQGVAAARNFGLTMAQGDYINFLDHDDILLTDKLALQVEVLEQRPQVGMVHSGWKRINSWGEPLANVEPWHQAPTLDLHEWLQWMPVLFSPMLFRWEWLNRVGPLDTTFQQACDVDLIQRLAIAGCQTAWIRQVTTCYREHSRNDSLNTLIQAQESWQVRQKFFTRPDLPLVVRERQNQYLYHTLVWIAWRLYYTNHLSKMGETLEQSLQYSPYPYLETVFNWVELFKAQAAQQTTELDLVALTASREWQKLLEVARQEATQRRFQQSLAVR; this comes from the coding sequence ATGCCAAAAGTTAGTGTTATTATTCCGACATATAATGGCAGTCGGTATATTTGCCAGACGATAGAGAGTGTTTTCAATCAGAGTTATCTTGATTGGGAAGTAATTGTAGTGGATGATGGTTCAACTGATGCCACTAGGGAAATATTGACCCCTTATCGCGATCGCGTTGATTATTACTACCAAACTAATCAAGGGGTTGCTGCTGCTCGTAATTTTGGGCTGACAATGGCACAAGGAGACTACATTAATTTCCTTGATCATGATGATATTTTGTTAACTGATAAACTTGCTTTGCAGGTGGAAGTTCTAGAGCAACGACCGCAAGTGGGGATGGTTCATAGTGGTTGGAAACGAATTAATTCTTGGGGAGAGCCCCTAGCTAATGTGGAACCTTGGCATCAAGCCCCAACTTTAGATTTACATGAATGGTTACAGTGGATGCCCGTTTTATTTAGCCCGATGTTGTTTCGATGGGAGTGGTTAAATCGTGTTGGTCCCCTTGATACTACTTTTCAACAAGCCTGTGATGTAGATTTAATTCAACGTTTAGCCATTGCAGGTTGTCAGACGGCATGGATTCGACAAGTGACAACTTGTTATCGAGAACATAGCAGGAACGATTCTTTAAATACTTTGATCCAAGCACAAGAATCATGGCAAGTCCGTCAAAAATTTTTTACCAGACCTGATTTACCACTAGTGGTGCGAGAACGCCAGAATCAATATCTATATCATACGTTAGTCTGGATTGCTTGGCGTTTATATTACACTAATCATTTAAGTAAAATGGGTGAGACTTTGGAACAATCTCTCCAATATTCCCCATATCCCTATCTCGAAACGGTTTTCAATTGGGTAGAACTATTTAAAGCACAGGCTGCACAACAGACAACTGAGTTGGATTTAGTTGCCTTAACCGCTTCCAGAGAGTGGCAAAAGTTACTTGAAGTTGCTCGTCAAGAAGCAACCCAAAGAAGATTTCAACAGAGTTTAGCGGTGAGATAA
- a CDS encoding glycosyltransferase — MSHIRTSFSSQPRVTIIIPCYNGELYIQEAIQSILNQTYTNYEIILIDDGSTDKTRACIAPYEQQLRYVYQDNQGVARARNHGLELARGELIAFLDADDYFLPKKLEAQVAVFEAHSELGMVHSGWHCVDQNGDFLRTVEPWHQVPELDLESWLLWKPVLPSAMMFRCDWLHSVGGFDPRFPPAEDTELVLRLAVMGCQASWLPEVTVCYRQHPQSAMYQGLPQARSLVAVIDNFFARGDLPKRIAGMEKSVRYSTLVWIAWYLYERGHSAEMIKVLKDSCQYRSLSPLEFLVDWIERFAQFSSDAAEELDVNALTQLQEWEQFTQWLVNRT, encoded by the coding sequence TTGAGTCATATCAGAACTAGCTTCAGTTCCCAGCCACGAGTCACCATTATTATTCCCTGCTATAACGGTGAATTGTATATCCAAGAAGCAATCCAAAGTATTCTGAATCAAACTTACACTAACTATGAAATTATATTAATTGATGATGGATCGACTGACAAGACTCGGGCTTGCATCGCTCCCTACGAGCAGCAACTTCGTTATGTCTATCAAGATAACCAAGGGGTTGCTAGAGCCCGTAATCATGGTCTTGAATTAGCTCGCGGAGAATTAATTGCCTTTTTGGATGCAGACGATTATTTTCTCCCAAAAAAATTAGAAGCGCAGGTTGCCGTTTTTGAGGCTCATTCTGAGTTAGGAATGGTTCATAGTGGTTGGCATTGTGTCGATCAAAACGGAGATTTTTTGAGGACTGTAGAACCTTGGCATCAAGTTCCTGAGTTAGATTTAGAATCTTGGCTACTGTGGAAACCTGTTTTACCCAGTGCGATGATGTTTCGCTGCGATTGGTTGCACTCTGTTGGGGGCTTTGATCCTCGTTTCCCTCCTGCTGAAGATACAGAATTGGTATTGCGTTTGGCGGTGATGGGTTGCCAAGCAAGTTGGCTACCAGAGGTGACAGTTTGCTATCGCCAACATCCTCAGAGCGCAATGTATCAGGGATTACCCCAAGCGCGATCCTTGGTTGCTGTCATTGACAATTTTTTTGCACGAGGGGATTTACCGAAACGAATCGCAGGGATGGAAAAATCGGTACGCTACAGCACTTTAGTTTGGATTGCGTGGTATCTTTACGAAAGAGGTCATTCGGCAGAAATGATAAAAGTTTTAAAAGACTCTTGCCAGTATAGATCTCTTTCTCCATTAGAGTTTTTGGTGGACTGGATAGAACGTTTTGCTCAGTTTTCCTCAGATGCAGCAGAAGAGCTTGATGTGAATGCTTTGACGCAATTGCAGGAATGGGAGCAATTTACACAATGGCTTGTTAATCGCACTTAG
- a CDS encoding calcium-binding protein, which yields MSQLISEIGTLNDGGGFDAFIESDADFGEVVGSPGDDQVTNDSSNVTSFGLGDGSDTYTGNNAEAGQPGQTSTVSGGSDNDILQAGLGEEADFSGGDGDDLLVGAQRNDTLNGDDGDDTLLGGTGNDTLSGGLGNDEMFGNRGRDTLTGEAGNDTLDGGADQDTLTGGPGADQFNFELLGDVPIQDGDDASDVFAGGEFDVITDFDPTEDTLAFDGDFFDNVDNFSVSEDGEGGANIAYDGSTFLNLEDVNPDDIDPDEFDIL from the coding sequence ATGAGTCAACTGATTAGTGAAATTGGAACATTAAATGATGGAGGGGGGTTTGATGCCTTTATTGAATCTGATGCCGATTTTGGAGAAGTCGTAGGTTCCCCTGGAGATGATCAGGTTACTAACGATAGCTCAAATGTCACTAGCTTCGGGTTAGGGGATGGGAGTGATACCTATACTGGTAACAATGCTGAAGCTGGGCAGCCTGGTCAAACTAGCACTGTTTCTGGTGGTAGCGACAATGACATTCTGCAAGCTGGTCTGGGAGAAGAAGCTGACTTCTCTGGCGGTGACGGTGATGATCTCTTAGTTGGGGCTCAAAGAAATGACACCCTTAACGGTGATGATGGGGATGATACCCTATTGGGTGGTACTGGTAACGATACCCTTAGCGGTGGCTTAGGAAATGACGAGATGTTCGGTAACCGTGGCAGAGATACTCTAACCGGTGAAGCGGGCAACGATACTCTCGATGGTGGTGCCGATCAGGATACCCTGACGGGTGGACCAGGAGCAGACCAGTTTAACTTTGAGCTTTTAGGAGATGTTCCTATCCAAGACGGAGATGATGCCTCCGATGTCTTCGCTGGTGGTGAATTCGATGTCATCACTGATTTTGATCCAACAGAGGATACCCTAGCATTTGATGGTGACTTCTTCGATAATGTTGATAACTTCTCTGTTTCAGAAGATGGCGAAGGAGGGGCAAATATTGCTTACGATGGCTCAACCTTCCTCAACTTAGAAGATGTTAATCCTGATGACATTGACCCAGACGAATTTGACATCCTCTAA
- a CDS encoding tetratricopeptide repeat protein has product MDSTELAAPAAYLALAQLQISCGKTGEAIWAFQQALQQDPDWVEAHVELARLFRQQKSQQQAIAHYQKALTIQPQWWQGYRALAQTLQEAGDLGGAAGAYKKAIALAPSQAPLYCELGVVQEQQGKLEQACHSYHQAITLAPKNAVAYNYLGCALAKSYQLAEAIKRLQTAINLDPKKANYHNNLGQVFIRQEKTKDAIASYQQAIDLKPDYTLAYYNLGKALQYEGLHPEAAACFEKVVQLEPDHRTAYSNWGTSLIASGEVEKGLTCWQNAVAPYTEKLQAYQEWVETCFHSPKNEWESAKLACSQFLKTLQASKFQEAQEFLCKIYSQLGDATARYGIPQQAEQHYQIALRLQPRNTDLQKRLGDSLAQQGRAQSAIAVYRLALTLKPHDSSINRQLGKLLEKQGQWDAAITCYREVLSQQQLKKSPPLLEVKSNPQQNIALSNPEPITPPEQTYFSTELWLAEQGLLDDDHYVALGGEKKSDPSDHNERISCRGLDCAPCLKQINHWFLPIQMGQGFHRCSFPKTPPVSSPSLFVARIPYGRAWAVPQENHWLVCKALAVMTPDDDLLSDLSRDYPGQLPPCSGEHTPHQIFKQEQLPPIEKINGTVAVLTGLSGNVYFHWMIDILPRFALLSQGGINPKELDYIWINQATQAFQRETLEILGIPLEKVIASDDHPHIEAEQLIAPSFAGHLGWLHSWGLKFLRETLFPPLLNQQSSYPERIYICRQGARHRRVLNEDVVIDYLSTRGFVPVALEELSFSEQVNYFASAKAIIAPHGSGLTNLVFCSAKTKIIELFAPNYIRHYFWVISQQLQLEHYFLVGSAIACPQIQQLMYNNSLSEDIWVELATLKQALDRAKLD; this is encoded by the coding sequence ATGGATTCTACTGAATTAGCTGCGCCTGCTGCTTATTTAGCTTTAGCCCAGTTGCAAATCAGCTGCGGAAAAACGGGTGAGGCAATTTGGGCTTTTCAACAGGCTTTACAGCAAGACCCCGATTGGGTAGAAGCCCATGTTGAACTGGCTCGGTTATTTCGTCAACAAAAGTCTCAGCAACAGGCGATCGCGCATTATCAGAAAGCCTTAACAATTCAGCCACAGTGGTGGCAGGGATATCGGGCTTTAGCGCAAACGCTACAAGAAGCTGGAGATTTAGGGGGGGCAGCTGGTGCATACAAAAAAGCGATTGCTCTTGCACCAAGCCAAGCCCCCCTTTACTGCGAACTCGGTGTTGTGCAGGAACAACAGGGCAAGTTAGAACAAGCCTGTCACAGCTATCACCAAGCCATTACCCTTGCTCCGAAGAATGCGGTTGCTTACAATTATCTCGGTTGCGCCCTTGCCAAAAGTTATCAACTCGCGGAAGCAATCAAAAGACTACAGACAGCCATTAATCTAGACCCCAAAAAAGCTAATTACCACAACAACCTTGGTCAGGTTTTCATTAGGCAAGAAAAAACAAAAGATGCGATCGCGAGTTACCAGCAAGCTATTGATTTAAAGCCCGATTATACTCTGGCTTATTATAATCTAGGAAAAGCACTCCAATATGAAGGGCTGCACCCAGAAGCTGCTGCTTGCTTTGAAAAAGTTGTCCAACTAGAACCAGATCATCGGACTGCTTATAGCAATTGGGGCACTTCCTTAATCGCGTCAGGAGAAGTTGAGAAAGGTTTGACCTGTTGGCAAAACGCAGTCGCACCTTATACTGAAAAATTGCAAGCGTATCAGGAATGGGTAGAAACTTGTTTTCACTCGCCAAAAAATGAATGGGAAAGTGCTAAACTCGCCTGTAGTCAATTTCTGAAAACCCTGCAAGCATCTAAATTTCAAGAAGCTCAGGAGTTTCTATGCAAGATTTACTCTCAACTGGGGGATGCAACAGCACGATACGGAATTCCTCAACAAGCAGAACAACACTATCAAATTGCCCTGCGCCTGCAACCTCGTAATACTGACTTGCAGAAGCGACTTGGAGATAGTTTAGCTCAACAAGGACGAGCTCAAAGCGCGATCGCGGTCTATCGATTAGCATTGACCCTAAAACCCCATGATTCTTCAATCAACCGACAATTAGGAAAACTCTTGGAAAAGCAAGGTCAGTGGGACGCTGCAATTACCTGCTACCGTGAAGTCTTATCTCAACAGCAACTCAAAAAATCCCCGCCCTTGCTGGAGGTAAAAAGTAACCCTCAACAGAACATTGCCTTATCAAACCCTGAACCGATCACTCCTCCTGAACAAACTTATTTCTCAACTGAATTATGGTTAGCGGAACAGGGATTGCTCGATGATGATCACTATGTCGCCTTGGGTGGCGAGAAAAAAAGTGATCCCAGTGATCATAATGAGAGAATATCCTGTCGGGGCTTAGATTGCGCCCCCTGCCTCAAACAAATTAATCACTGGTTTTTACCAATTCAAATGGGTCAAGGCTTTCACCGTTGCTCTTTTCCTAAAACTCCTCCTGTCAGTTCTCCATCATTATTTGTGGCTCGGATTCCCTACGGGAGAGCATGGGCAGTTCCTCAAGAAAATCATTGGTTGGTTTGCAAAGCCTTAGCAGTAATGACTCCTGATGATGATCTCCTCAGTGACCTCTCTCGGGATTATCCTGGACAGTTGCCCCCTTGTTCGGGAGAGCATACTCCTCATCAGATTTTTAAGCAAGAGCAGTTGCCCCCAATTGAAAAAATCAATGGTACAGTTGCTGTTTTAACAGGATTATCAGGGAATGTGTATTTCCATTGGATGATCGACATTCTTCCTCGGTTTGCTCTGCTTTCTCAAGGGGGGATAAATCCCAAAGAGTTGGATTACATTTGGATCAATCAGGCGACTCAAGCCTTTCAACGAGAAACCCTAGAGATCTTAGGCATTCCCCTAGAGAAAGTGATTGCTAGTGACGATCATCCTCATATTGAAGCTGAACAACTCATTGCTCCCTCTTTTGCTGGTCATCTGGGATGGCTGCACTCTTGGGGATTAAAGTTTCTCAGAGAGACATTGTTTCCTCCGCTTCTAAATCAACAGTCTTCCTATCCTGAGCGGATTTATATCTGTCGTCAAGGGGCGCGACACCGACGGGTTTTAAATGAAGATGTTGTGATTGATTATCTGAGCACTCGCGGTTTTGTACCAGTGGCTCTCGAAGAACTTTCTTTTTCCGAGCAAGTGAATTATTTTGCTTCGGCAAAGGCAATTATTGCCCCTCATGGCAGTGGTTTGACGAATTTAGTGTTTTGTTCAGCAAAAACAAAAATCATTGAACTGTTTGCGCCGAATTATATCCGACATTATTTTTGGGTGATTTCTCAACAATTGCAACTAGAGCATTATTTCCTAGTTGGGAGCGCGATCGCGTGTCCTCAAATCCAACAATTGATGTACAATAATTCGCTCTCAGAAGATATCTGGGTGGAACTCGCAACTCTCAAACAAGCTCTTGATCGGGCAAAATTAGATTAA
- a CDS encoding tetratricopeptide repeat protein: MTSTIDPQALHKQAETYINQQRLQEAFTLCEQMIKEHPDFAPAYQTLGKVFHLTEQVEKAEQCYLKAIALDSNSAVAHTNLGSLYGQQKQFKKALSCYQKALTLEPKEPKIYQNLARLWGKSGDSNRATEAWFRAYSLDVHKISAQKHIELGDALLKQNAIEKAIACYRRSFHLDSNNKEALQKLKQALKRVGQEIATSRSSFIIFAYPRTGSSTLVKLLNLHPDLNCRPEPFHQDYGVSLQAQYLSNTQKDPSLELDPERSRNSQHWVTQYPLPVLDRIIAEINEQNHNGIKHLSYSLSFDQNLHLLMNVYDRIIFLKRKNQLKRIISLYISLQAGFFQGDRNQLFKKQYQPLDIEKLKRHLNWEKTRQEQYRTIVQALGLDLLELNYEDFLDPKLTPADKIDKLNEVYRYLGVSEIKSGSTMEKMQKLLNPNQNKFNDEQTYRLIPNIDEIAATLGSEETGYLFD; this comes from the coding sequence ATGACTTCAACAATTGATCCGCAAGCCCTCCATAAGCAAGCTGAAACGTATATTAATCAACAGCGACTACAAGAAGCCTTCACCCTCTGTGAGCAAATGATCAAGGAACACCCAGACTTTGCTCCTGCTTATCAAACCTTGGGTAAGGTCTTCCACCTCACTGAACAAGTCGAAAAAGCAGAACAATGTTACCTCAAAGCCATTGCTCTCGATTCCAATTCCGCAGTGGCTCACACGAATCTTGGTTCTCTTTATGGGCAGCAAAAACAGTTCAAAAAAGCTCTCAGTTGCTATCAGAAAGCCCTCACCCTAGAACCGAAAGAGCCCAAAATTTATCAGAATCTAGCACGGCTTTGGGGAAAGTCTGGGGATTCCAACAGAGCAACAGAAGCCTGGTTTCGTGCTTATAGTTTGGATGTTCACAAAATTTCAGCACAGAAGCATATTGAATTAGGAGATGCGCTCCTCAAGCAAAATGCAATCGAAAAGGCAATTGCTTGTTATCGACGGTCTTTCCATCTTGACTCCAATAATAAGGAAGCTCTACAAAAGCTAAAGCAAGCTCTCAAACGAGTGGGACAAGAGATAGCAACATCGCGATCGTCTTTTATAATCTTTGCTTATCCTAGAACGGGCAGTAGTACCCTAGTCAAATTATTAAATTTACATCCTGATCTCAACTGCCGACCAGAACCCTTTCATCAGGATTATGGCGTATCATTGCAAGCCCAATATTTATCGAATACTCAAAAAGACCCTAGTTTAGAACTCGATCCTGAGCGCTCTCGCAACAGCCAACATTGGGTAACGCAGTACCCCCTACCAGTCCTGGATCGCATCATCGCAGAAATTAATGAGCAGAATCACAATGGAATTAAACATCTCAGTTATAGTCTCTCGTTTGACCAAAATCTTCATTTGTTGATGAATGTTTATGATCGCATTATCTTCTTAAAGCGAAAAAATCAACTAAAACGAATTATTTCTCTCTATATTTCCCTACAAGCAGGCTTCTTTCAAGGCGACAGAAATCAACTCTTTAAAAAACAATACCAACCTTTAGATATCGAAAAATTGAAAAGACATCTGAATTGGGAAAAAACTCGACAGGAACAATATCGTACAATTGTGCAAGCCCTAGGACTAGATCTCTTGGAGCTTAACTATGAAGATTTCTTAGACCCGAAATTGACACCAGCCGACAAAATCGATAAATTAAATGAAGTTTACCGCTACTTAGGGGTTAGTGAAATCAAGAGTGGTTCTACGATGGAGAAAATGCAAAAGTTACTTAACCCGAACCAGAATAAATTTAATGATGAGCAAACCTATCGCTTAATTCCAAATATTGATGAAATTGCAGCAACCTTAGGCTCTGAAGAAACAGGATATCTTTTTGATTAA